A DNA window from Streptomyces canus contains the following coding sequences:
- a CDS encoding helix-turn-helix domain-containing protein, producing MLPAAQKLLTVAETAKLLRVSKPTVYRWAASGYLPSIQYGQPRVEGETRRGGAIRIPSSAVNELLALNSEEVA from the coding sequence ATGCTGCCTGCGGCTCAGAAGCTGCTCACCGTGGCGGAGACCGCAAAGCTTCTGCGGGTCTCCAAGCCGACGGTCTACCGCTGGGCTGCCAGTGGGTACCTGCCGTCGATCCAGTACGGGCAGCCCCGAGTCGAGGGCGAGACCCGGCGTGGGGGAGCCATACGCATCCCGAGCAGCGCCGTAAACGAACTGCTCGCCCTCAACTCCGAGGAGGTGGCCTGA
- a CDS encoding UTRA domain-containing protein, with the protein MTDERWTGSSKPYIESGHGDAWGKEAAGQGRKGTQRILRAESVPAPHTVAEALDLKAGEPVIRRDRLILLDDEPVELAHSYWPAPIAGGTALAETGRIRGGAVSLLAELGYTPGTVNEEVQTRPPTKEEAEALQLADNREWVLTLTRTISTPNGHPYEVSVMVSPGRIGRLHYSMKVD; encoded by the coding sequence GTGACAGACGAGCGCTGGACCGGGTCTTCGAAGCCCTACATAGAGAGCGGCCACGGTGACGCGTGGGGCAAAGAAGCGGCAGGCCAGGGCCGGAAAGGCACTCAGCGAATCCTCAGGGCCGAGTCGGTACCCGCTCCGCACACAGTCGCCGAGGCGCTAGACCTCAAAGCCGGAGAACCCGTCATCCGGCGCGACCGCCTGATCCTTCTGGATGACGAACCCGTGGAACTGGCGCACTCCTACTGGCCGGCCCCAATCGCCGGAGGTACAGCCCTGGCAGAGACCGGTCGCATTCGCGGGGGCGCAGTGTCCTTGCTGGCCGAGCTCGGCTACACGCCCGGCACCGTGAACGAGGAAGTCCAGACCCGGCCACCGACGAAAGAGGAGGCGGAAGCCCTGCAACTGGCCGACAACCGCGAATGGGTACTGACCCTCACTCGCACCATCAGCACACCAAACGGGCACCCTTACGAGGTGTCCGTCATGGTCAGCCCCGGCCGCATTGGACGGCTCCACTACTCGATGAAGGTCGACTGA
- a CDS encoding GntR family transcriptional regulator: protein MAGLHEEESVWPVQDQIAAYLRDGILNGDFPPGEKLPSSRDLTEMFGAAAQTIRNAINMLEKEELAYTRRGAGVYARQHRQRAMEPASYKNPPGDGGKYQWITAAEQKGLAGKSDLLAVEEVVPPAAIRDAFGLAEGEKAQLRRQVLYLDDQPCELVEVYIPLDLARGTPIAENRKIRGGVGRVLLEAGLPPLRCVDKVAARWPTPEQAKALRMPTKLPVLRQFRVTYSVDDRPIQAEIMAKAGHLYELEYEF, encoded by the coding sequence ATGGCAGGACTCCACGAAGAAGAGAGCGTCTGGCCCGTACAGGACCAGATCGCCGCCTACCTCAGAGACGGCATCCTCAACGGCGACTTCCCCCCAGGGGAAAAATTGCCATCCAGCCGCGACCTGACCGAGATGTTCGGCGCAGCCGCACAGACGATCCGCAACGCGATCAACATGCTTGAGAAGGAAGAGCTCGCCTACACGAGGCGCGGCGCCGGTGTCTATGCGAGACAGCATCGCCAGCGAGCGATGGAGCCGGCGAGCTACAAGAACCCGCCCGGCGACGGCGGGAAGTACCAGTGGATCACGGCCGCCGAGCAGAAGGGGCTGGCAGGCAAGAGCGATCTACTCGCGGTCGAGGAAGTCGTGCCGCCCGCCGCCATTCGTGACGCCTTCGGCCTCGCTGAAGGCGAGAAGGCGCAGCTGCGCCGACAGGTGCTCTACCTGGACGACCAGCCCTGCGAGTTGGTCGAGGTCTACATTCCGCTCGACCTGGCCCGCGGTACGCCGATCGCCGAGAACCGGAAGATCCGGGGTGGCGTGGGTCGAGTCCTCCTGGAGGCCGGTCTGCCGCCGCTGCGTTGCGTGGACAAGGTGGCCGCGCGGTGGCCGACGCCAGAGCAGGCCAAGGCGTTGAGGATGCCGACCAAGCTTCCCGTGCTGCGCCAGTTCCGCGTGACGTACAGCGTGGATGACCGACCGATCCAGGCGGAGATCATGGCCAAGGCGGGGCATCTTTACGAGCTGGAGTACGAGTTCTGA
- a CDS encoding GntR family transcriptional regulator, protein MPEPERTALYRHFDANGDLLYIGISKDPEGRWMAHRGNREPWIHQAVRRIDEWYNSRPEALAAETKAIRAERPPFNGTHNHDDAPFDPASWSAITDQAKVPAIAGLIRAEIASERWSPGQRLPSLRTMGEAVGAHMRIVSQASVLLQQEGLLDFRPGLGLFVARQPVVRHRGQRPKLPHDFFYKLGFPG, encoded by the coding sequence ATGCCTGAACCCGAGCGCACCGCGCTCTACCGACACTTCGACGCCAACGGCGACCTGCTCTACATCGGCATCTCTAAGGACCCCGAGGGTCGCTGGATGGCCCATCGCGGCAACCGAGAGCCGTGGATCCATCAGGCTGTTCGGCGGATCGACGAGTGGTACAACTCCCGCCCGGAGGCGCTGGCCGCCGAGACGAAGGCCATCCGAGCTGAGCGACCGCCGTTCAACGGCACTCACAACCACGACGACGCTCCGTTCGACCCGGCCTCATGGTCGGCGATAACGGATCAAGCGAAGGTTCCGGCGATCGCCGGCCTCATTCGCGCGGAGATCGCCAGCGAGCGCTGGTCGCCGGGGCAGCGTCTCCCGTCGCTACGCACCATGGGTGAGGCCGTTGGCGCGCACATGCGCATCGTCAGCCAAGCGTCCGTCCTCCTGCAGCAGGAAGGTCTGTTGGACTTCCGACCCGGGCTCGGACTCTTCGTTGCCCGACAGCCGGTCGTTCGCCACCGGGGGCAGCGCCCGAAGCTGCCCCACGACTTCTTCTACAAGCTCGGCTTCCCCGGCTAG
- a CDS encoding DUF6907 domain-containing protein has product MTTVAAECNVARSADSLAPATPVTPRLVPARIGRPGRVQTVHVPCPAWCVLDHLDERQVAVEDISHRGAPDHAQVSTMTDDFYSAFEVYTQVYSDPANEDPRMRVAAIVVTDGSRDAYQTPDMADETADELIAFAMRLKEAAGIARLANQTAA; this is encoded by the coding sequence ATGACCACTGTAGCCGCCGAGTGTAACGTTGCACGTTCGGCCGACTCCCTCGCCCCTGCGACCCCGGTCACGCCGCGTCTGGTGCCCGCGAGGATTGGCCGGCCGGGTCGCGTTCAGACGGTCCACGTCCCGTGCCCGGCGTGGTGCGTGCTGGACCACCTGGACGAACGGCAGGTGGCGGTCGAGGACATCAGCCATCGCGGCGCTCCCGACCACGCGCAGGTGTCGACGATGACCGACGACTTCTACTCGGCGTTCGAGGTGTACACGCAGGTGTATTCGGACCCGGCGAACGAGGACCCGAGGATGCGGGTCGCGGCGATCGTTGTGACGGACGGCTCCCGGGACGCCTACCAGACCCCGGACATGGCGGACGAGACGGCGGATGAGCTCATCGCGTTCGCGATGCGGCTGAAGGAAGCGGCGGGCATCGCGCGGCTGGCGAACCAGACTGCCGCCTGA
- a CDS encoding NUDIX domain-containing protein: MTPSPIAGAVIAHAGRVLLIRRASPEGALLWSFPSGKVEPGETASEAAAREAGEEAGVIVAPMVVLGERVHPATGRRVVYVACRLLGGDAHAASPREVAEVAWVRAGEIPELVPGGLFRPVQAYLDGVLSSKVAPPIV, encoded by the coding sequence ATGACCCCCTCCCCCATCGCTGGCGCGGTGATCGCCCACGCGGGCCGTGTCCTGCTGATCCGCCGCGCCTCCCCCGAGGGCGCCCTCCTCTGGTCGTTCCCGTCGGGCAAGGTCGAGCCGGGCGAGACCGCGAGCGAGGCGGCGGCTCGGGAGGCCGGGGAGGAGGCGGGGGTGATCGTGGCGCCGATGGTGGTGCTGGGCGAGCGGGTGCATCCGGCGACGGGCCGGCGGGTGGTGTACGTCGCCTGCCGGCTGCTCGGTGGTGACGCCCACGCGGCAAGTCCGCGGGAGGTTGCGGAGGTGGCGTGGGTGCGGGCCGGCGAGATCCCGGAGCTGGTGCCGGGCGGGCTCTTCAGGCCCGTGCAGGCGTACCTGGACGGGGTCCTGTCATCGAAAGTTGCCCCACCGATCGTCTAA
- a CDS encoding SLOG family protein, which translates to MTEPYRVLITGSRDWQKVEVVRFALDYAFCEAAHSGRALTVVHGACPRGADAQAADYANYLISRDLPVKTEPHPANWQINGKRAGFIRNAHMVNLGADVCLAFIKDGSRGASHTAELAEQAGIETRRWTA; encoded by the coding sequence ATGACCGAGCCCTATCGAGTGCTGATCACCGGGAGCAGGGACTGGCAGAAGGTGGAAGTCGTCCGCTTCGCCCTCGACTACGCGTTCTGCGAGGCCGCGCACTCCGGCCGCGCACTGACCGTCGTTCACGGAGCCTGCCCGCGAGGCGCAGACGCCCAGGCCGCGGACTACGCCAACTACCTGATCAGCCGTGACCTGCCGGTCAAGACCGAACCCCACCCCGCGAATTGGCAGATCAACGGCAAGCGGGCCGGGTTCATCCGCAACGCCCACATGGTCAACCTCGGCGCCGACGTCTGCCTCGCGTTCATCAAGGACGGCAGCCGAGGCGCCAGCCACACCGCCGAACTCGCCGAGCAGGCCGGCATCGAGACACGGAGGTGGACCGCATGA
- a CDS encoding DNA cytosine methyltransferase has translation MSSASRKTPRTATHRPATRRRRFRHDDLVAVDLFSGFGGLTRGIEDAGFTTIMAANHNEYKVRVHEANHPDAEHWIADLVDPDKADYHSARDLPAADLLAAGISCVNHSQANTIKAYEHGGTLFELEDPDFEARVTRSERDRATANCVLHYAQQHRPRLILIECTTGLTSWGKAVPGKKYGDGSTYRWWLKQFPLLNYRYKVLYLNSQFFGVPQSRDRLYIAFWDASLPEPDLEHRPVSRCHHCDKDVEAVWTWRTGIPPTGKVAYGEQYEYRCPSCRRAVVPPMTPSLAALDLSDLGTRIGDRPIKTFKDGHRGPFAASTTARIERCRQKFADFPAILMPAKGVHGSERLLLQPLTTQTSQQETAILSTGPAAQTLWDQPAVALAVDNYQGGPRGAGEPLPTQVGSETLAVLTSGVIPYRNNTVPTLYAESMPTFTADQIPGLLTAAGWFKQNGTSPSHGTAPHPLSDPLGTLTAHDTTALLTAAWGPALSEIPAEDCFYRMMAAHEIGRGCGFDVDFRDYRGSFTVWGTARDQTDGFGNAVSPQVGTWIGSRLRAVIHSPQDRGASTDLVEAA, from the coding sequence ATGTCGAGCGCATCTCGCAAGACGCCCCGCACCGCCACGCACCGGCCGGCCACCAGGCGCCGCCGCTTCCGCCACGATGACCTGGTCGCGGTCGACCTGTTTTCCGGGTTCGGCGGACTGACCAGGGGCATCGAGGACGCCGGATTCACCACGATCATGGCCGCGAACCACAACGAGTACAAAGTCCGCGTTCACGAGGCCAACCACCCCGACGCCGAGCACTGGATCGCTGACCTGGTCGACCCGGACAAGGCCGACTACCACTCCGCCCGCGATCTTCCCGCCGCAGATCTCCTCGCCGCCGGCATCAGCTGCGTCAACCACTCCCAGGCCAACACCATCAAGGCCTACGAGCACGGAGGAACCCTCTTCGAGCTCGAAGATCCGGACTTCGAGGCGAGGGTCACGCGGTCCGAGCGTGACCGGGCCACGGCGAACTGCGTCCTGCACTACGCGCAGCAGCACCGCCCCCGGCTGATCCTCATCGAGTGCACCACCGGACTCACCTCGTGGGGCAAGGCAGTTCCGGGCAAGAAGTACGGCGACGGCAGCACCTACCGGTGGTGGCTCAAGCAGTTCCCGCTGCTCAACTACCGCTACAAGGTGCTGTACCTGAACAGCCAGTTCTTCGGCGTCCCGCAGTCGCGGGACCGGCTGTACATCGCCTTCTGGGACGCGTCCCTGCCCGAACCCGACCTGGAACACCGACCGGTGTCGCGGTGCCACCACTGCGACAAGGACGTCGAGGCCGTGTGGACCTGGCGCACCGGGATTCCGCCGACCGGGAAGGTGGCCTACGGCGAACAGTACGAGTACCGGTGCCCCTCCTGCCGCCGAGCCGTCGTACCGCCGATGACACCGTCGCTCGCCGCACTCGACCTGAGCGACCTCGGAACCCGCATCGGAGACCGGCCGATCAAGACGTTCAAGGACGGCCACCGCGGGCCGTTCGCGGCGTCGACAACCGCCCGAATCGAGCGATGCCGCCAGAAGTTCGCCGACTTCCCCGCAATCCTCATGCCCGCCAAGGGTGTACACGGCTCCGAGCGGCTCCTGCTGCAGCCGCTGACCACACAGACCAGCCAGCAGGAGACAGCAATCCTGTCGACTGGCCCGGCCGCCCAGACGCTGTGGGATCAGCCCGCGGTCGCACTCGCCGTGGACAACTACCAGGGCGGCCCGCGCGGAGCGGGTGAGCCGCTGCCCACTCAGGTCGGCTCCGAGACGCTCGCCGTGCTCACTTCCGGCGTCATTCCGTACCGCAACAACACGGTGCCCACCCTGTACGCCGAGTCAATGCCGACGTTCACCGCCGACCAGATCCCTGGCCTGCTCACTGCCGCCGGCTGGTTCAAGCAGAACGGGACCAGCCCTAGCCACGGGACCGCGCCGCACCCGCTCAGCGACCCACTCGGCACGCTCACCGCGCACGACACGACTGCGCTGCTCACAGCCGCGTGGGGGCCAGCGCTCTCGGAGATACCGGCCGAGGACTGCTTCTACCGAATGATGGCCGCCCATGAGATCGGCCGAGGCTGCGGCTTCGACGTCGACTTCCGCGACTACCGCGGCAGCTTCACCGTCTGGGGGACCGCCCGCGACCAGACGGACGGCTTCGGGAACGCCGTCAGCCCGCAGGTCGGCACCTGGATCGGGTCCCGACTGCGAGCCGTCATCCACAGCCCCCAGGACCGCGGCGCGTCAACCGACCTCGTCGAGGCTGCCTGA
- a CDS encoding replicative DNA helicase, which produces MTTEIEPWLDTAEPGDDFGPSMPRDVDAERVITASAMERPEIVDELAAEGFDPADITTESFRWVWFAVEELRTRFKDGEIRWLPIARQLEAWHADGHMTARPLTESQLAELYGWSQPGAAAWYAERVAKKAIAARIVALGHDATGRGNSAAFDPDTDVAALQDALDGVARPDTAQQAKHVRELIGAALERCITPPTKEDRTPTGFIDLDALLCGGWAPGQMVVIGARPAMGKSTIASGFARAAAVTNNIPTLFHTLEMSEDEITNGLLCAEARVALHHLKQGIVDDAGVARAAAAGQKIAAAPLYIDDVSSLTLPGLRAKVRHHVRADGLRLVIVDYLQLMTAPKAENRQNEVSKLSRGIKLLAREFGITVIILAQLNRGPEQRQDKRPMKSDLRESGSIEQDADIVILLHRDDAYERESPRAGEADLIVDKHRGGQIGTITVAAQLHYASFVDMAAT; this is translated from the coding sequence GTGACCACCGAGATCGAGCCGTGGCTCGACACCGCGGAGCCCGGCGACGACTTCGGCCCGAGTATGCCGCGCGACGTGGACGCCGAACGCGTCATTACCGCATCCGCGATGGAGCGCCCCGAGATCGTCGACGAGCTCGCCGCCGAAGGCTTCGACCCCGCGGACATCACCACCGAGTCGTTCCGGTGGGTGTGGTTCGCCGTCGAGGAACTCCGCACCCGCTTCAAGGACGGCGAGATCCGCTGGCTGCCGATCGCACGCCAACTCGAGGCCTGGCATGCCGACGGCCACATGACCGCCCGCCCGCTGACGGAGTCCCAGCTCGCCGAGCTCTACGGCTGGTCTCAGCCCGGCGCCGCCGCCTGGTACGCCGAACGCGTCGCCAAAAAGGCCATCGCTGCCCGCATCGTCGCCCTCGGCCACGACGCCACCGGCCGCGGCAACAGCGCCGCCTTCGACCCCGACACCGACGTCGCCGCCCTACAGGACGCCCTCGACGGGGTAGCCAGGCCGGACACAGCGCAGCAGGCCAAGCACGTCCGCGAACTCATCGGCGCCGCCCTCGAACGCTGCATCACCCCACCCACCAAGGAAGACCGCACCCCCACCGGGTTCATCGACCTCGACGCGCTCCTGTGCGGCGGCTGGGCTCCCGGCCAGATGGTCGTCATCGGCGCCCGCCCCGCCATGGGCAAATCCACGATCGCTTCCGGGTTCGCGCGGGCCGCCGCAGTCACCAACAACATCCCGACCCTGTTCCACACGCTCGAAATGAGCGAAGACGAGATCACCAACGGCCTGCTGTGCGCCGAAGCCAGAGTGGCGCTGCACCACCTCAAGCAGGGCATCGTCGACGACGCCGGCGTCGCACGCGCAGCTGCAGCCGGACAGAAGATCGCCGCCGCACCGCTGTACATCGACGACGTGTCCAGCCTGACCCTGCCCGGCCTGCGAGCCAAGGTCCGCCACCACGTCCGCGCCGACGGCCTCCGCCTGGTGATCGTCGACTACCTGCAGTTGATGACCGCACCCAAGGCGGAGAACCGGCAGAACGAAGTCTCCAAGCTCAGCCGCGGGATCAAGCTCCTCGCCCGCGAATTCGGCATCACCGTGATCATCCTGGCGCAGCTCAACCGCGGGCCCGAACAGCGGCAGGACAAGCGGCCCATGAAGTCCGACCTCCGCGAGTCCGGCTCCATCGAGCAGGACGCCGACATCGTCATCCTCCTCCACCGCGACGACGCCTACGAGCGCGAAAGCCCCCGAGCCGGCGAAGCCGACCTGATCGTCGACAAGCACCGCGGCGGCCAGATCGGAACGATCACCGTCGCCGCCCAACTCCACTACGCCTCATTCGTAGACATGGCGGCCACCTGA
- a CDS encoding ATP-binding protein: MQWIPPFDPKRYHLEQLLAARGVDPDWLADNSLDTYSPPNVARYSITKAAEVIPFRYQTAIVDQPDVLNWCKELVDQALAAQKAGRSAIATVRRGRSLLLLGLTGTGKTHQAYASIRELAITGVAATWATTTAADMYAALRPRHGIDSEAEFRRYRDASILLVDDLGAERKPTEFTEEINFRLINWRYEHQLPTLITSNLLPKEIAARLGDRVTSRLIEMCQRIVIEGPDRRRGEAA; this comes from the coding sequence ATGCAGTGGATTCCTCCGTTCGACCCGAAGCGCTACCACCTCGAACAGCTCCTCGCCGCCCGCGGCGTCGATCCGGACTGGCTCGCCGACAACAGCCTCGACACCTACAGCCCGCCCAACGTCGCCCGCTACTCGATCACCAAGGCGGCCGAGGTCATCCCGTTCCGCTACCAGACCGCCATCGTCGACCAGCCCGACGTCCTCAACTGGTGCAAGGAACTCGTCGACCAGGCCCTCGCCGCACAGAAGGCAGGCCGCTCCGCCATCGCCACCGTCCGCCGCGGGCGCTCCCTGCTGCTGCTCGGCCTTACCGGCACCGGCAAAACCCACCAGGCATACGCCTCGATCCGGGAACTCGCCATTACCGGCGTCGCCGCCACATGGGCCACCACCACCGCCGCCGACATGTACGCCGCCCTCCGGCCCCGCCACGGCATCGACTCGGAAGCCGAGTTCCGCCGCTACCGGGACGCCTCGATCCTCCTCGTCGACGACCTTGGCGCCGAGCGGAAACCCACCGAGTTCACCGAGGAGATCAACTTCCGGCTCATCAACTGGCGGTACGAGCACCAGCTCCCCACCCTGATCACCTCGAATCTGCTGCCGAAGGAGATTGCAGCCCGTCTCGGCGACCGCGTCACCAGCCGGCTCATCGAAATGTGCCAGCGCATCGTCATCGAGGGCCCGGACCGCCGCCGGGGTGAGGCCGCGTGA
- a CDS encoding HNH endonuclease: protein MFFGSHDDDLYWIDNTKFGSVVAKAIARRIDASAGGSQAWRLDYDEMADDFECGIPELREAVELMVARGLARVEHNYPGLEGTWLLLLTPERARAEAATAEAAQRKAEARAVKIALRGGRVHRTPIPEGVKAFVFDRDGHACRRCGAIEDLTLDHVHPWSVGGPDTPDNLQVLCRPCNSSKGDRVA, encoded by the coding sequence TTGTTCTTCGGAAGCCACGACGACGACCTCTACTGGATCGACAACACGAAGTTCGGATCTGTCGTCGCAAAAGCCATAGCCCGGCGCATCGACGCCAGCGCCGGCGGAAGCCAGGCGTGGCGGCTCGACTACGACGAGATGGCGGACGACTTCGAGTGCGGCATTCCCGAACTCCGCGAGGCTGTCGAGCTGATGGTCGCGAGGGGTCTCGCGCGAGTCGAGCACAACTATCCGGGCCTCGAAGGCACCTGGCTCTTGCTGCTCACGCCCGAGCGCGCGAGGGCCGAGGCTGCGACTGCCGAGGCAGCTCAGAGGAAGGCCGAAGCCCGCGCCGTAAAGATCGCGCTTCGCGGTGGGCGCGTGCACCGCACCCCGATCCCAGAAGGCGTCAAGGCCTTCGTCTTCGACCGCGACGGGCATGCCTGCCGACGCTGCGGCGCCATCGAGGACTTGACGCTCGATCACGTCCATCCGTGGTCCGTCGGGGGCCCGGATACGCCCGACAACCTCCAGGTGCTGTGTCGGCCCTGCAACAGCAGCAAGGGCGACCGGGTCGCCTGA
- a CDS encoding type II toxin-antitoxin system prevent-host-death family antitoxin — translation MSATKKENQKSIAEVRNSLAEAIEKARYFDETTVLTSRSKRVAVIVGMDFYERALEALGEKRVLAPADSES, via the coding sequence ATGAGCGCGACGAAGAAGGAGAACCAGAAGTCCATCGCCGAGGTGCGCAACTCGCTCGCCGAGGCGATCGAGAAGGCCCGCTACTTCGACGAGACGACCGTGCTGACCAGCCGTAGCAAGCGCGTGGCCGTCATCGTCGGCATGGACTTCTACGAGCGCGCTCTTGAGGCCCTCGGCGAGAAGCGCGTCCTCGCGCCGGCCGACTCCGAGTCCTGA